One window of the Streptomyces sp. TS71-3 genome contains the following:
- a CDS encoding carbohydrate ABC transporter permease: MMALGVIGLLVFFLYPLLANLFYSFTNYDLASPPKWIGLRNYSYLFTQDPRVGRAALNTLWFVALLVPVRIACSLGVAMLLTRRKRAAGFWRTLFYVPALVPPVASVVGFVFLFNPGTGPVNTVLRALGVKGPLWFNDPSLAKPSLLLLGVWMMGDLMVIFLAALLDVPRDQYEASALDGAGGWQRFRYVTLPNISPVLFFAAVTGVIAALQYFTEAAVASSVANGKTGIDAGPDQLLGYPDDSLLTYTQWMYVQGFSSFQLGYAAAMAVVLFVAAAAVMAVLLRRAGVFRQKEK, translated from the coding sequence ATGATGGCGCTCGGCGTCATCGGGCTGCTGGTCTTCTTCCTCTACCCGCTGCTCGCCAACCTCTTCTACTCGTTCACCAACTACGACCTCGCCAGCCCCCCGAAGTGGATAGGGCTCAGGAACTACAGCTACCTGTTCACGCAGGATCCGCGGGTGGGCAGGGCCGCGCTGAACACCCTGTGGTTCGTGGCCCTGCTGGTGCCGGTGCGGATCGCGTGCTCGCTCGGCGTCGCGATGCTGCTCACGCGCAGGAAGCGGGCCGCCGGATTCTGGCGGACGCTGTTCTACGTGCCCGCGCTGGTGCCGCCGGTGGCCTCCGTCGTCGGCTTCGTCTTCCTCTTCAACCCCGGCACCGGGCCCGTCAACACCGTGCTGCGGGCGCTCGGCGTCAAGGGCCCGCTGTGGTTCAACGACCCGTCCCTCGCCAAGCCGTCGCTGCTGCTGCTCGGCGTCTGGATGATGGGCGACCTCATGGTGATCTTCCTCGCCGCGCTGCTCGACGTCCCCCGTGACCAGTACGAGGCGTCGGCGCTGGACGGCGCGGGCGGGTGGCAGCGGTTCCGGTACGTCACCCTGCCGAACATCTCGCCGGTGCTGTTCTTCGCTGCGGTGACCGGCGTGATCGCGGCACTCCAGTACTTCACCGAGGCGGCCGTGGCCTCCAGCGTCGCCAACGGCAAGACCGGCATCGACGCCGGGCCGGACCAGTTGCTCGGCTATCCCGACGACTCGCTGCTCACCTACACGCAGTGGATGTACGTGCAGGGCTTCAGCAGCTTCCAGCTCGGCTACGCCGCCGCGATGGCCGTGGTGCTGTTCGTCGCCGCCGCCGCCGTCATGGCGGTCCTGCTCCGCCGGGCCGGCGTGTTCCGGCAGAAGGAGAAGTGA
- a CDS encoding extracellular solute-binding protein has protein sequence MRRQPTRTPEPARAPAKTPEAAGHRKRRAREHRLRTATATTSAALTLVLTACAAGHDGPVARTAPAHLSGTIQLWHHYSDREAAVIQSVVDGFEKKYPDVHVEVHSGQQDTKITQVVASGGDVDALITNVNATLGTACKTMENLAPFMRRDGVRASDFQGIFAAATAFGGRRCSLPTTSDVYGLYYNTKLLARAGVTRPPRTLRELERAALKLTTYKPDGSIRTLGFDPLVGFQQNTSATFGGTAGVTWMKGGQSAIASSPQWRALLGWQHDFVEKIGYAKLKAFSAGLGDEWSANNAFQTGRIAMALDGEWRVAFIQDQAPHLAYGTAPFPVLDGSGQAYGGGFVSAADIGVSKRSGNKEAAWALVKYMTTDTDAAVRLANGIKNIPTLKSAADSPRLDAPKQYRTFLDAAAHPASRTSPVTEIGSMLTATMDDFWTGYQQRPQEGLDSGLKKVDTDIDNALSLRRAK, from the coding sequence GTGAGACGACAACCCACCCGCACACCGGAACCGGCCCGCGCACCCGCGAAAACACCCGAAGCCGCGGGGCACCGCAAACGCCGAGCACGCGAACACCGCCTGCGCACCGCAACGGCAACCACATCCGCGGCCCTGACCCTGGTCCTGACCGCCTGCGCAGCAGGCCACGACGGCCCAGTCGCGAGAACCGCCCCCGCACACCTCTCCGGCACCATCCAGCTCTGGCACCACTACTCCGACCGCGAGGCCGCGGTCATCCAGTCCGTCGTCGACGGCTTCGAGAAGAAGTACCCGGACGTCCACGTCGAGGTGCACAGCGGCCAGCAGGACACCAAGATCACGCAGGTGGTCGCGTCCGGCGGCGACGTCGACGCGCTGATCACCAACGTGAACGCCACGCTCGGCACCGCCTGCAAGACCATGGAGAACCTGGCGCCGTTCATGCGCAGGGACGGCGTCCGCGCCTCCGACTTCCAGGGCATCTTCGCCGCCGCCACCGCCTTCGGGGGCCGCCGGTGCAGCCTGCCCACCACCTCCGACGTCTACGGCCTGTACTACAACACGAAGCTGCTGGCACGCGCCGGCGTCACCCGGCCCCCGAGGACGCTGCGGGAGCTGGAGCGTGCGGCCCTGAAGCTCACCACGTACAAGCCCGACGGCTCCATAAGGACGCTCGGCTTCGACCCGCTGGTCGGCTTCCAGCAGAACACCTCCGCCACCTTCGGCGGCACCGCGGGCGTCACCTGGATGAAGGGCGGCCAGTCCGCCATCGCCTCCTCGCCGCAGTGGCGGGCGCTGCTCGGGTGGCAGCACGACTTCGTCGAGAAGATCGGCTACGCGAAGCTCAAGGCGTTCTCGGCGGGCCTCGGCGACGAGTGGTCCGCGAACAACGCCTTCCAGACCGGGCGGATCGCCATGGCGCTGGACGGCGAGTGGCGGGTGGCGTTCATCCAGGACCAGGCCCCGCACCTGGCGTACGGCACCGCGCCGTTCCCGGTGCTGGACGGCAGCGGCCAGGCGTACGGCGGCGGATTCGTCTCCGCGGCGGACATCGGCGTCAGCAAGCGCTCCGGCAACAAGGAGGCCGCCTGGGCGCTGGTGAAGTACATGACCACCGACACGGACGCGGCCGTGCGGCTCGCCAACGGCATCAAGAACATCCCCACCCTCAAGAGCGCCGCGGACTCGCCGCGCCTCGACGCCCCGAAGCAGTACCGGACCTTCCTCGACGCCGCGGCCCACCCGGCCTCGCGCACCAGCCCGGTGACCGAGATCGGCTCGATGCTGACGGCCACGATGGACGACTTCTGGACGGGCTACCAGCAGCGCCCGCAAGAGGGCCTCGACAGCGGCCTGAAGAAGGTCGACACCGACATCGACAACGCTCTCAGCCTGCGACGGGCGAAGTGA
- a CDS encoding ROK family transcriptional regulator has product MAVRGTPSWLGNQNAAMALRLLLDHGPLSRNALGELSGLSKPTAAQMIARLEEKGLIEAVGEASAGRGPSAVLYGVRGDLAYGVAVNVDQDGVRSTLVDLRGSQFPVAAEAASGMTGQRSAARDVAGAVLSACGAAGVDLARVQHVCVGVPSSVDPRSDELSSVAALPGWSRKSIRQQLQRALGCDVQVDNDVNLAAVAERRAGAFEPDATFALLWVGYGIGLAVDVAGAVLHGASGGAGEIGNLPVPRGVLDPDADATDLEGLLGAAALDRIGREAGCGEHTFEEARAGTPLPARVLEVFAPRLAQSVIPVLGVIDPEAVVLGGPVGRSGGAALAELTRTAIRNHTRWNPNILPTRLAHNPVLAGAQAVLDGRLQESLVTQAGAATSDEDRSRIIAANLRGIG; this is encoded by the coding sequence ATGGCTGTCAGGGGAACTCCGTCCTGGCTCGGGAACCAGAACGCGGCGATGGCGCTGCGGCTGCTGCTCGACCACGGCCCGCTGAGCCGCAACGCCCTGGGCGAGCTCTCCGGCCTCTCCAAGCCGACCGCCGCGCAGATGATCGCGAGGCTGGAGGAGAAGGGGCTGATCGAGGCCGTCGGCGAGGCCTCCGCCGGGCGCGGGCCGAGCGCCGTGCTCTACGGGGTGCGGGGCGACCTGGCGTACGGGGTGGCCGTCAACGTCGACCAGGACGGGGTGCGCTCCACCCTGGTCGACCTGCGAGGCTCGCAGTTCCCGGTGGCCGCGGAGGCGGCGTCCGGCATGACCGGGCAGCGCAGCGCCGCCCGGGACGTGGCGGGGGCGGTGCTGAGCGCCTGCGGCGCCGCCGGCGTGGACCTGGCCCGCGTCCAGCACGTCTGCGTCGGGGTGCCGAGCAGCGTCGACCCCCGCTCCGACGAGCTGAGTTCGGTGGCCGCGCTGCCCGGCTGGTCCCGGAAGAGCATCCGGCAGCAGCTTCAGAGGGCGCTGGGCTGCGACGTCCAGGTCGACAACGACGTGAACCTGGCGGCGGTCGCCGAGCGGCGGGCCGGGGCCTTCGAGCCGGACGCCACGTTCGCGCTGCTCTGGGTCGGCTACGGCATCGGACTCGCGGTGGACGTCGCCGGGGCGGTCCTGCACGGTGCGTCCGGCGGTGCCGGTGAGATCGGCAACCTGCCGGTGCCGCGGGGCGTGCTCGACCCGGACGCCGACGCGACCGACCTCGAAGGACTGCTGGGCGCGGCGGCGCTGGACCGGATCGGGCGGGAGGCCGGCTGCGGCGAGCACACCTTCGAGGAGGCCCGGGCCGGCACCCCGCTGCCCGCCCGGGTGCTGGAGGTGTTCGCGCCGCGGCTGGCGCAGAGCGTGATCCCGGTGCTGGGCGTGATCGATCCGGAGGCGGTGGTGCTGGGCGGTCCGGTGGGCCGGTCCGGGGGCGCCGCGCTCGCCGAGCTGACCCGCACGGCCATCCGCAACCACACCCGCTGGAACCCGAACATCCTGCCGACCCGCCTGGCCCACAACCCCGTCCTCGCGGGCGCCCAGGCCGTCCTCGACGGACGGCTGCAGGAGAGCCTCGTCACCCAGGCCGGCGCCGCCACGTCCGACGAGGACCGTTCGAGAATCATCGCGGCCAACCTCCGCGGCATCGGCTGA
- a CDS encoding Gfo/Idh/MocA family protein — MTDSQPTPREPRAPLRVGILGSGGIATASYGVLPNMHHYASRVTVSAVADVAHDQARAVAAEFGIPAAYASLDEMLDGTDLDAVVNLTPIPVHAATSRRILQSGKHLASEKPLATTLAEADELIELARERGLALVCAPPDLLYEPYERAAALVREGAVGKVAFARVRSSHAGPGGGPQGWPSDPTWFYQEGSGPLLDMGVYGIHEITGILGPAKRVAAFAGITEPSRVVRGGPFRGLEIPVTAADNCLFMLDFGESTFAVVDGTFNVLAARSPKVEIFGRRGVLNLFRPDGPDLELYRTGIADGVDGWVQPTSPLATNARRDTYGRALLVGHLADVVLDGAPPVLSAEHARHALEIMIGVAASAREQRFVELTTTF; from the coding sequence ATGACGGACAGCCAACCCACCCCGCGGGAGCCGCGGGCCCCGCTGCGCGTCGGGATCCTCGGCAGCGGCGGCATCGCCACGGCCTCGTACGGGGTTCTGCCGAACATGCACCACTACGCGTCCCGGGTCACCGTCAGCGCTGTCGCGGACGTGGCCCACGACCAGGCCCGTGCCGTGGCGGCCGAGTTCGGCATCCCCGCCGCGTACGCCTCCCTCGACGAGATGCTGGACGGCACCGATCTCGACGCGGTGGTCAATCTGACGCCCATTCCGGTGCACGCGGCCACCTCGCGCCGCATCCTCCAGAGCGGCAAGCACCTGGCCAGCGAGAAGCCCCTCGCCACCACCCTCGCCGAGGCGGACGAGCTGATCGAACTGGCCCGTGAGCGGGGTCTCGCGCTCGTGTGCGCGCCGCCCGACCTGCTCTACGAGCCCTACGAACGCGCCGCCGCGCTGGTGCGGGAGGGCGCGGTCGGCAAGGTCGCGTTCGCCCGGGTGCGCAGCTCGCACGCCGGCCCCGGCGGCGGCCCCCAGGGCTGGCCCTCGGACCCGACGTGGTTCTACCAGGAGGGCTCGGGGCCGCTGCTGGACATGGGCGTCTACGGCATCCACGAGATCACCGGCATCCTCGGCCCCGCCAAGCGCGTGGCCGCCTTCGCCGGGATCACGGAGCCGTCCCGGGTGGTGCGCGGCGGGCCCTTCCGCGGTCTGGAGATACCGGTGACCGCCGCGGACAACTGCCTGTTCATGCTGGACTTCGGCGAGTCGACCTTCGCCGTCGTGGACGGCACCTTCAACGTGCTGGCCGCCAGGAGCCCCAAGGTGGAGATCTTCGGCCGCCGGGGCGTGCTCAACCTCTTCCGTCCCGACGGTCCCGACCTGGAGCTGTACCGGACCGGCATCGCCGACGGCGTGGACGGCTGGGTACAGCCCACCTCGCCGCTCGCCACGAATGCCCGCCGCGACACCTACGGCCGCGCGCTGCTCGTCGGCCACCTCGCGGACGTCGTCCTGGACGGCGCCCCGCCCGTGCTCAGCGCCGAGCACGCCCGGCACGCGCTGGAGATCATGATCGGCGTGGCCGCGTCCGCGCGCGAGCAGCGCTTCGTCGAGCTGACGACGACGTTCTGA
- a CDS encoding Gfo/Idh/MocA family protein has product MTAPTTPTVLTTPTTPAPPTASTAPGTQAPSGRPATGRLRLGIIGFDHWYAGIPFARKAAENPAVELRALVDRDPERARHVAGLTGCARTSTDPASVIEDPEIDAVACFTSVDESPGLCVAAARAGKHIVSVKPLAMTLEDADRVVAAVDAAGVHFLPSESRRTSPLARRLASLVRSGRLGELRSGTFAMNSSLPVCWPGSTDGPGWWADPARTPGGGWIDHAVYQIDRMRWLFGSPIASVTGTVATVAHPGLPVEDYGHAVFTLESGAVVTVEDTWVAPPGGFINRAHLIGSKGEVFHDTATDRLAVLEEGGEWTFTRLPADTFDTLDVLVAAVRDGTAPGATVHTARDTLAACLDFYAAARGTR; this is encoded by the coding sequence ATGACCGCACCCACCACCCCCACCGTGCTCACCACCCCGACCACCCCCGCGCCCCCCACCGCCTCAACGGCACCGGGGACACAGGCCCCGTCCGGCCGGCCCGCCACCGGGCGCCTGCGCCTGGGGATCATCGGGTTCGACCACTGGTACGCGGGCATCCCGTTCGCGCGGAAGGCCGCAGAGAACCCCGCCGTCGAGCTGCGCGCCCTCGTCGACCGCGACCCGGAGCGTGCCCGGCACGTCGCGGGCCTCACCGGGTGCGCGCGCACCTCCACCGACCCCGCCTCGGTGATCGAGGATCCCGAGATCGACGCCGTCGCCTGCTTCACCAGCGTCGACGAGAGCCCTGGCCTGTGCGTCGCCGCGGCCCGGGCCGGCAAGCACATCGTCTCCGTGAAGCCGCTCGCGATGACCCTTGAGGACGCGGACCGGGTGGTCGCGGCGGTCGACGCCGCCGGCGTGCACTTCCTGCCCAGCGAGTCGCGGCGCACCTCCCCGCTGGCGAGGAGGCTGGCCTCGCTGGTGCGCTCCGGGCGGCTCGGCGAGCTGCGCAGCGGCACGTTCGCGATGAACAGCTCCCTGCCGGTGTGCTGGCCCGGGTCCACGGACGGTCCCGGCTGGTGGGCGGATCCGGCCCGCACCCCGGGCGGCGGCTGGATCGACCACGCCGTCTATCAGATCGACCGCATGCGGTGGCTGTTCGGCTCGCCCATCGCCTCGGTCACCGGCACCGTCGCCACCGTCGCCCACCCCGGCCTGCCCGTCGAGGACTACGGACACGCCGTCTTCACCCTGGAAAGCGGTGCCGTGGTGACCGTCGAGGACACCTGGGTCGCGCCGCCCGGAGGCTTCATCAACCGCGCCCACCTCATCGGCAGCAAGGGCGAGGTGTTCCACGACACCGCGACGGATCGCCTCGCCGTTCTGGAGGAGGGCGGCGAGTGGACGTTCACCAGGCTGCCCGCCGACACCTTCGACACCCTGGACGTGCTGGTGGCGGCCGTCCGCGACGGCACGGCGCCCGGTGCCACCGTGCACACCGCCCGCGACACCCTCGCGGCCTGCCTGGACTTCTACGCCGCCGCGCGCGGTACCCGCTGA
- a CDS encoding N-acetylglucosamine kinase: MEEPPEHVDTQHVAPSAAPHAAPYVAGIDAGGTKTHLRLATAGGDPIADEVRPAGAWTDLDAPGKARLIAGHLRDIAGAAGGPGVLPGALAVGAHGCDSDAECAELRLALHAELGLPVRVVNDAFLLAAAAGGTGPAAGLVVGTGSIAVARDAAGRSLYAGGWGWLIGDGGSAWGTVREAVRALAEAHDRGAGEDDPLLPALLDRSGTRSLREVAGLMQNAPAGTWAGWAPAVFTAAAEGSPAARHAIENGAHALASLVADLVARGARVTRVVAGGGVIVGQDVMADAVAHALRERCGLPLTVFRGLPVTGAVRLARRMLTGDGGPTD; the protein is encoded by the coding sequence ATGGAAGAACCCCCCGAACACGTGGACACCCAGCATGTCGCCCCCTCTGCCGCTCCCCATGCCGCCCCGTACGTCGCCGGTATCGACGCGGGCGGCACCAAGACGCATCTCCGCCTCGCCACGGCCGGCGGAGACCCGATCGCCGACGAGGTGCGGCCCGCGGGCGCCTGGACCGACCTGGACGCACCAGGCAAGGCCCGGCTGATCGCCGGTCACCTGCGGGACATCGCCGGAGCCGCGGGCGGTCCCGGAGTGCTCCCGGGCGCCCTGGCGGTGGGGGCGCACGGCTGCGACTCGGACGCCGAGTGCGCCGAGCTGCGGCTCGCGCTGCACGCCGAACTGGGCCTGCCGGTACGGGTCGTGAACGACGCCTTCCTGCTCGCGGCCGCGGCCGGCGGTACCGGCCCGGCGGCCGGCCTGGTCGTCGGCACCGGTTCCATCGCCGTCGCACGCGACGCGGCCGGCCGCTCCCTGTACGCGGGCGGCTGGGGGTGGCTGATCGGCGACGGGGGCTCCGCCTGGGGCACCGTCCGTGAAGCGGTGCGCGCCCTGGCGGAGGCCCACGACCGCGGCGCGGGCGAGGACGACCCGCTGCTGCCGGCCCTGCTCGACCGGTCCGGCACCCGTTCCCTGCGCGAGGTGGCCGGCCTGATGCAGAACGCTCCGGCAGGCACCTGGGCCGGCTGGGCTCCGGCCGTCTTCACCGCCGCGGCCGAGGGCTCCCCGGCCGCCCGGCACGCCATCGAGAACGGGGCCCACGCGCTGGCGTCCCTCGTCGCGGACCTGGTCGCCCGCGGGGCGCGGGTCACCCGCGTGGTGGCCGGCGGAGGCGTGATCGTCGGACAGGACGTCATGGCGGACGCGGTGGCCCATGCCCTGCGGGAGCGCTGCGGCCTCCCGCTCACCGTGTTCCGCGGCCTGCCGGTCACGGGGGCCGTGCGGCTGGCGCGGCGGATGCTCACGGGGGACGGCGGGCCGACGGACTGA
- a CDS encoding WhiB family transcriptional regulator, producing the protein MDWRQYAACRNEDTELFFPIGTRGASLRQAQEAKKVCHGCPVAEPCLRFALESGQRYGIWGGLDEDERERLARRNRRRQRIS; encoded by the coding sequence ATGGACTGGCGGCAGTACGCCGCATGCCGGAACGAGGACACCGAACTCTTCTTCCCCATCGGCACCCGCGGCGCATCACTCCGGCAGGCTCAGGAAGCGAAGAAGGTGTGCCACGGGTGCCCAGTGGCGGAGCCCTGCCTGCGCTTCGCCCTGGAGTCGGGCCAGCGGTACGGGATCTGGGGCGGCCTCGACGAGGACGAACGCGAGCGGCTGGCCCGCCGCAACCGCAGGCGGCAGCGCATCAGTTAG
- a CDS encoding DUF2231 domain-containing protein encodes MILTVFHGLPTHVLLVHFVVVLGLLTALTLVVCAVWPEAGRRLGPVLPLLALVTMALVPFTTNAGEWLRDRIGDIPLVNQHRDLADEVLPWVVSMLAVSVAAWWVTLREAAGERGWDVKGARYLWPALRVRPRTLRVIVAVAAVAAAAGSATAIYRAGDSGAKAAWQGVVQSGGPGGGGGAGKGGGPEARQAPPGAVPAPPPGR; translated from the coding sequence ATGATCCTCACCGTCTTCCACGGCCTGCCGACCCACGTGCTGCTCGTGCACTTCGTCGTGGTGCTGGGCCTGCTCACGGCGCTGACGCTGGTGGTGTGCGCCGTCTGGCCCGAGGCGGGGCGCCGGCTCGGGCCGGTCCTGCCGCTGCTCGCCCTGGTGACGATGGCGCTCGTGCCCTTCACGACCAACGCGGGGGAGTGGCTGCGGGACCGGATCGGCGACATCCCGCTGGTGAACCAGCACCGCGACCTCGCCGACGAGGTGCTGCCCTGGGTGGTGTCGATGCTGGCGGTGTCGGTAGCCGCCTGGTGGGTGACCCTGCGCGAGGCGGCGGGGGAGCGAGGGTGGGACGTAAAAGGTGCGCGCTATCTGTGGCCGGCGCTCCGGGTGCGCCCCCGCACCCTCCGCGTGATCGTGGCGGTGGCCGCGGTCGCCGCGGCGGCCGGCTCCGCCACGGCGATCTACCGCGCCGGGGACTCCGGAGCCAAGGCGGCCTGGCAGGGCGTGGTCCAGTCGGGCGGACCGGGAGGCGGGGGCGGAGCGGGCAAGGGCGGGGGGCCAGAGGCCCGGCAGGCTCCCCCCGGCGCCGTTCCGGCACCGCCGCCGGGCCGATGA
- the glnA gene encoding type I glutamate--ammonia ligase has protein sequence MFQNADEAKKFIADEEVKFVDVRFCDLPGVMQHFTVPAEAFDPAEELAFDGSSIRGFQAIHESDMALRADLTTARVDPFRSAKTLNINFFIHDPITGEQYSRDPRNVAKKAETYLASTGIADTAFFGPEAEFYVFDSARFATRSNESFYHIDSEAGAWNTGALEDNRGYKVRYKGGYFPVPPVDHFADLRAEITLELNNVGLNVERQHHEVGTAGQAEINYRFNTLLHAADDLQLFKYIVKNVTWRNGKTATFMPKPIFGDNGSGMHVHQSLWLGGEPLFYDEQGYAGLSDTARYYIGGILRHAPALLAFTNPTVNSYHRLVPGFEAPVNLVYSQRNRSAAIRIPITGANPKAKRIEFRAPDSSGNPYLAFSALMLAGLDGIKNKIEPAEPVDKDLYELAPEEHAAVPQVPTSLPAVLDSLESDHEFLLQGDVFTPDLIETWIDYKRTAEIAPIQLRPHPHEFELYFDV, from the coding sequence ATGTTCCAGAACGCCGACGAGGCCAAGAAGTTCATTGCGGACGAGGAGGTCAAGTTCGTCGACGTCCGCTTCTGTGACCTGCCCGGTGTGATGCAGCACTTCACCGTGCCGGCGGAGGCGTTCGATCCGGCAGAGGAACTGGCGTTCGACGGCTCGTCGATCCGCGGCTTCCAGGCCATCCACGAGTCCGACATGGCCCTGCGCGCCGACCTGACGACCGCGCGCGTGGACCCCTTCCGCAGCGCCAAGACGCTGAACATCAACTTCTTCATCCACGACCCGATCACCGGCGAGCAGTACAGCCGTGACCCGCGGAACGTGGCGAAGAAGGCCGAGACCTACCTGGCGTCCACCGGCATCGCCGACACCGCCTTCTTCGGTCCCGAGGCCGAGTTCTACGTCTTCGACAGCGCCCGTTTCGCCACCCGGTCGAACGAGTCCTTCTACCACATCGACTCCGAGGCGGGCGCCTGGAACACCGGCGCGCTGGAGGACAACCGCGGCTACAAAGTGCGGTACAAGGGCGGCTACTTCCCCGTCCCGCCGGTCGACCACTTCGCCGACCTGCGCGCGGAGATCACCCTGGAGCTGAACAACGTCGGCCTGAACGTCGAGCGCCAGCACCACGAGGTCGGCACCGCGGGCCAGGCGGAGATCAACTACCGCTTCAACACCCTGCTGCACGCCGCCGACGACCTCCAGCTCTTCAAGTACATCGTGAAGAACGTCACCTGGCGCAACGGCAAGACCGCCACCTTCATGCCCAAGCCGATCTTCGGCGACAACGGCTCCGGCATGCACGTCCACCAGTCCCTGTGGCTGGGCGGCGAGCCGCTCTTCTACGACGAGCAGGGCTACGCGGGCCTGTCGGACACCGCGCGCTACTACATCGGCGGCATCCTCAGGCACGCCCCGGCGCTGCTGGCCTTCACCAACCCGACGGTGAACTCGTACCACCGCCTGGTCCCCGGCTTCGAGGCCCCGGTGAACCTGGTCTACTCGCAGCGCAACCGCTCCGCCGCGATCCGCATCCCGATCACCGGCGCCAACCCCAAGGCCAAGCGCATCGAGTTCCGCGCCCCGGACTCCTCCGGCAACCCGTACCTGGCGTTCTCCGCGCTGATGCTGGCCGGCCTCGACGGCATCAAGAACAAGATCGAGCCCGCCGAGCCGGTCGACAAGGATCTCTACGAGCTGGCCCCCGAGGAGCACGCGGCCGTCCCGCAGGTCCCGACCTCGCTGCCCGCCGTCCTCGACTCGCTGGAGTCCGACCACGAGTTCCTGCTCCAGGGCGACGTCTTCACGCCGGACCTGATCGAGACGTGGATCGACTACAAGCGCACGGCGGAGATCGCGCCGATCCAGCTGCGCCCGCACCCGCACGAGTTCGAGCTGTACTTCGACGTGTGA
- a CDS encoding RDD family protein, protein MDNRRAVGSWLSGPRAAAEDMGVDFGHRGKRLGLPAEGPGSIAPTGRRIGALVVDWALCMLIAYGLFADGDRQSTGNWTLLLFFVLSLLTVGTIGSTPGKRIFGLRVVAESGGRLSPLRALLRSVLLCLAIPALIWDRDSRGLHDRLARAVQVRI, encoded by the coding sequence GTGGACAACAGGCGAGCAGTGGGATCGTGGCTCTCGGGGCCCCGGGCGGCCGCCGAGGACATGGGCGTCGACTTCGGACACCGGGGCAAGCGGCTCGGCCTTCCCGCGGAGGGCCCGGGCTCGATCGCGCCCACCGGGCGGCGCATCGGCGCGCTCGTCGTCGACTGGGCCCTGTGCATGCTGATCGCATACGGCCTCTTCGCGGACGGTGACCGCCAGAGCACGGGCAACTGGACCCTGCTGCTGTTCTTCGTGCTGAGCCTGCTCACCGTCGGTACCATCGGCAGCACCCCGGGCAAGCGCATCTTCGGGCTGCGCGTCGTCGCTGAGAGCGGCGGCCGGCTGAGCCCGCTCCGCGCGCTGCTCCGCAGCGTCCTGCTCTGCCTCGCCATCCCGGCCCTGATCTGGGACCGCGACTCCCGCGGCCTGCACGACCGCCTCGCGCGCGCGGTCCAGGTCCGCATCTGA
- a CDS encoding DUF4191 domain-containing protein — protein MARKEPAAEAANPGRLKQIVLTYKMTSKADPKIGLVLAAVGIVTLGVFLAIGFLIGHPIYLGIFGVLLGLLATAWVFGRRAERAAFGQMEGQPGAAAAVLDNVGRGWTTTPAVAMNRNQDVVHRTVGRAGIVLVAEGNPNRVKTLLAAEKRKMNRVVVDVPVHDIIVGDGEGQVPLKKIRTTLLKYPRVLSGPQVTTTNDRLRALGDLMNNMPLPKGPMPKGMRMPRGGPKLR, from the coding sequence ATGGCGAGGAAGGAACCGGCAGCGGAGGCTGCGAATCCCGGGCGGCTCAAGCAGATCGTCCTGACCTACAAGATGACCAGCAAGGCCGACCCGAAGATCGGCCTTGTACTCGCGGCTGTCGGAATCGTCACCCTCGGTGTCTTCCTCGCGATCGGCTTCTTGATCGGCCACCCCATCTACCTGGGCATCTTCGGTGTGCTGCTCGGGCTGCTGGCGACGGCGTGGGTGTTCGGCCGGCGCGCCGAGCGCGCCGCGTTCGGCCAGATGGAAGGCCAGCCGGGTGCCGCGGCGGCGGTCCTGGACAACGTCGGACGGGGCTGGACGACCACCCCCGCGGTGGCCATGAACCGCAACCAGGACGTGGTGCACCGCACCGTCGGCAGAGCCGGCATCGTCCTGGTCGCCGAGGGCAACCCCAACCGCGTGAAGACCCTGCTCGCCGCCGAGAAGCGGAAGATGAACCGCGTCGTGGTGGACGTCCCCGTCCACGACATCATCGTCGGCGACGGCGAGGGCCAGGTGCCCCTGAAGAAGATCCGCACGACCCTGCTGAAGTACCCCCGCGTCCTCAGCGGCCCCCAGGTCACCACCACCAACGACCGGCTCCGCGCGCTGGGCGACCTCATGAACAACATGCCGCTGCCGAAGGGCCCGATGCCCAAGGGGATGCGGATGCCGCGGGGCGGCCCCAAGCTCCGCTAG